The stretch of DNA GAAGCACTGGGAAAAACAATTCCGATGCTGCGCAGGTATGCACGTCGATAGAGAATACAGAAGAAAGGGATTTTTATGTTAGTACATGCATTTCTGATCAAATATGCGGAAATTGCCCTTAAGGGAAAAAACCGCTATCGTTTTGAAGATGCTCTCGTACATCAGATGGAGATCGCACTCTCCAAGATCGAGGGAGATTTTGAAGTAAAAAAAGAGCAGGGAAGAGTTTATGTATTCTGCCCGGAGAATTATGATTACGATGAGGCTGTAGATGCGCTGCAGCATGTATTCGGTATTGTAGGCATCTGCCCGGTTATGATCTATGAAGAACAGGGCTTTGAGAAGCTTGCCGAAGATGTTGTGGGTTATATGAAGCAGTGGCATCCGGACTTTAACGGAAGCTTCAAGGTCTGGACGCGCCGCGCAAAGAAATCCTATCCGATCAGCTCCATGGAAGTCAGCGCTGAGCTTGGCGGACGTATCCTGGATGCGTTCCCGGAGGCAAGTGTAGATGTTCATCATCCGGAGCTGGATCTTTCTGTTGAGATCCGTGACAAGATTTACGTATATTCCCAGACCATTCCGGGCGCAGGCGGAATGCCCATCGGAACAAACGGAAAAGCCATGCTTCTTCTTTCCGGTGGGATCGACAGTCCGGTTGCCGGCTATATGATCGCAAAACGTGGTGTCAAGATCGATGCGGTATATTTCCATGCACCGCCCTACACCAGTGAGCGCGCAAAACAGAAGGTAGTGGATCTTGCCCGCCTGGTAGCCAAATACAGCGGACCGATCCGTCTCCATGTAGTTAACTTTACAGATATACAGCTTTATATTTATGATCAGTGTCCTCATGATGAGCTTACTATTATCATGAGAAGATATATGATGCGTATTGCCGAGCATTTCGCTAAAAAAGACCGTTGTCTCGGACTTATCACAGGTGAGAGCATCGGACAGGTTGCAAGCCAGACCTTACAGAGCCTTGCTTCTACAAATGAGGTCTGCACACTTCCGGTATATCGTCCGGTGATCGGCTTTGATAAAGAGGAGATCGTCCGTATTTCCAGAAAGATCGATACCTTTGAGACTTCTATTCAGCCGTTTGAGGATTGCTGTACCATCTTTGTAGCGAAACATCCTGTAACAAAGCCGAATCTTAAGGTGATCCGCCGTTCTGAGCAGAAGCTTTCTGAGAAGATCGATGAGCTTATGGAAACGGCTCTGAATACCACAGAGATCATTGAAATTCAGTGATCCGTTTTTAGATAAGAAAAAACAAACAGGGAACCTCGCTGCAGAGGTTCCCTGGAATTACCGATATATCAGGAAAAGGGAGTTCATTGAGAACAGAAGGATTCTGAAAGCATGAAAAAAGAGGAACTGTATCCGATACAGTTCCTCTCAAATATACAGTATAGATTAGTCGATTGTATATTTGGAAATAATCTGCATTACGTTATCCAGAGCAGCGCCATCTGCATGGATGTTGAGGTCGATCGGCTTGGAAAGATCCAGGCTGAAGATACCCATGATGGATTTTGCATCGATCACATATCTTCCGGATACTAAATCAAAATCGCAGTCGAATTTGCTGATCTCGTTTACGAATGCTTTCACCTTATCGATGGAATTCAGTGAGATTTTAGCTGTTTTCATTATAATAACCTCCCTTGATAAATTTTTGTTGTTTTACAGCTTTCATCTTACCTGTCAGTACCCAAAAAGTCAAGGTGAAAAGAGATAAAAATTGTTTTAATAATTAGTTAAAGTGTAAAAAAAGTGAGGAAAAATGGGAAATAAAGTTGCATTACACAACCTGGGCTGCAAAGTAAATGCCTATGAGATCGAGGCCATGCAGCAGCTTCTGGAGGAGGCGGGATATGAGATCGTGCCTTTTGAGCCGGGAGCGGATATTTATGTGATCAATACCTGCACAGTAACCAATATTGCAGACAGAAAATCAAGACAGATGCTCCACAAAGCAAAAAAAATGAATCCGGAAGCGATCGTGGTGGCAACGGGCTGTTATGTACAGACCGGTGGCGAGAAACTGGAAAAAGACGAAGCCATTGATCTTGTTCTAGGAAATAACCAGAAGATCAATATTGTGGAGGCACTGGCCGAATATGCGGAAAATAAACCGGGCCATGGTTCCCATGTGATCAAGATCAATCAGACAAAAGAGTATGAGGAACTTTCCATTGATCGTACTGCAGAACATGTAAGGGCATATATCAAGGTTCAGGACGGATGCAATCAGTTCTGTACGTACTGTATCATTCCCTATGCAAGAGGTCGTGTCAGAAGCCGGAATATTGAAAGTGTGCTGAAGGAGGTCCGTGCACTTGCGGAAAAAGGGTATAAGGAAGTGGTCCTTACAGGAATCCATTTAAGCTCCTATGGAGTGGATTTCCCGGAGGAGAAAAAAGAGACACTGCTTTCTCTGATCCGTGCTGTGCATGAGATCGAAGGGATCAGGCGTATCCGTCTGGGATCGCTGGAACCGGGAATCGTTACAAGAGAATTTGCGGAAGGGATCGCGGCGCTGCCGAAGGTATGCCCGCATTTCCATCTTTCCCTGCAGAGTGGCTGTGATGAGACCCTGGAGAGGATGAACCGCAGATACAGAAGCGGGGAATACAGAGAGCGCTGTGAGCTTTTAAGAGAAGTGTATGGAAATCCGGCACTGACAACGGATGTGATCGTAGGCTTTCCGCAGGAATCGGAGGAAGAATTCCGGAAATCCTATGATTTTGTGGACAGCATCCGTTTTTACGAGACTCATATCTTCAAATATTCCAGAAGACAGGGAACAAAGGCGGCTGCCATGGACGGACAGCTGACAGAGGCGGAGAAATCCTTCCGCAGTGAGAAGATGATCGAGTTGCATCATCGTCATGCAGGGGATTATGAGAAATCCATGCTTGGCAAAAACCTGGAGGTACTGATCGAGGAAGAGTATACAAAGGATGGACGGACCTGGTATCTGGGACACAGCCGGGAGTATATAAAAACTGCTGTACCGAAATCGGAAGCTTATGGCGTAAATGATATCGTAATCGTAAAGGCAGAAGGCTTTCTTGAAGAGCATATCATGACCGGTGAAGCCGTGGAGTGAAGAACGGGATCGTATGTTGAAAGGTTGTTTGTTCACTGGTGATATTTTGCGAAGCGTGTTACTGAGAACGGAGTGAACAGTAACGTTGACAGTTTGTATTCGCAATCCTCGTTAAATTTAAGATTGTAATTTATGTAAATTTATATTAAAATAAAAAAGAATATATTTTAAGGACGTGAGAGACAATGGCAGAGAATAATCTGGGAAATACACAGTATTTCAGAACAAAACCGGATCAGGAGCTTCAGGTAAAAGAAGTCCTGGATCTGGTGTACAATGCAATGGATGAGAAGGGCTACAATCCGGTGAATCAGATCGTAGGATATATTATGTCCGGAGACCCGACCTACATCACAAGCCACAAGGGTGCGAGAAGCATGATCATGAAGGTGGAGCGTGATGAGCTGGTAGAGGAGCTTCTCACCGAGTATATCAAGAATAAGTCCTGGGAACGGTAATATGAGAGTACTGGGACTGGACTATGGCTCGAAGACCGTTGGGGTTGCAGTGAGCGATCCCCTTGGCCTGACAGCCCAAGGTGTGGAAACCGTATGGCGCAAGCAGGAAAACAAGCTTCGTCGTACTCTGGCACGTATTGAAGAGATCATTTCGGAGTATCAGGTTACGGAGATCGTTCTGGGATACCCGAAAAACATGAACAATACAGTAGGAGAGCGGGCCGAGAAATCTCTGGAGTTTAAGGAAATGCTGGAGAAACGTACGGGTCTGCCTGTTGTTATGTGGGATGAGAGACTGACTACCATGGCGGCAGACCGTACTCTGGAGGAGACCGGTGTGCATAAGGAAGACCGTAAACAGTATCTGGATCAGGTAGCAGCAGTCTTTATCCTGCAGGGATATCTGGATGCTGCCGCATACAGAAGAGAGCAGCAGTAAGGCGTGGAAGAATGATCGGAAACGCAAATAGATATTTTGAGCGGATCAGGTAGCAAATGCGGATTGTGAATATCCGCTTGACAAGAACGGATAAGGAAGAATTAAATATGGAAAAAATAATATTTCAGTCAGACGACGGCACAGCTGCTGAGTTTTACGTAGAGGAGCAGACCAATATTGCGGGTGTGACTTATCTTTTGGTGTCCGATTCACAGGATGAGGAAGCAGACGCATATATTCTGAAGGATATTTCAGCTCCGGGAAGCACAGAAGCCTGTTATGAGATGGTCGAGGATGATGACGAACTTCAGGCTGTATATGCAGTTTTTCAGCAGATGCTGGATGACGTGAATTTTGAATGGAGGAGCGATTTTTGAAAAGCGAGAACAACGATGACAACAAAAATGCGGAGAGCAGAGTACAAGTTTCCGCAGGCGGTGCCAGAAGAACCGCAGCAAGACAAAAGAATGCCGGATCAAGAACAAGACAGTATCGTGGTGGCAGCAAAAACCGTCAGGATAAGCCTTTCCGGCCAACAGCAAAGAAAACAGTAGCCGGTGGCGTTGTAAAAAACAGCAGAAACACACAGAAACCGGCAAAGACCGGCGGCAGGCCATCCGGTCGGAAAAACGGCCGCAGAACAACATCCAAGCTTAAGATCATACCACTTGGCGGTCTGGAGCAGATCGGAATGAACATTACCGCTTTTGAGTATGGCGACAGTATTGTAGTTGTAGACTGTGGTCTTTCTTTCCCTGAGGACGATATGTTGGGAATCGATCTGGTCATTCCGGATGTAACATACCTTAAGGAAAATATTTCCAAGGTGAAGGGATTTGTGATCACTCATGGACATGAGGATCATATCGGAGCTCTTCCGTATGTGTTGAAAGAGATCAATGTTCCGATCTATGCTACCAAGCTGACACTGGGACTGATCCGCAACAAACTGAAAGAGCATAACCTTATGCGTTCTACCAAATTGAAAGAGGTAAAACACGGGCAGGTGATCAATCTTGGGGATTTCGCTGTGGAATTTATCAAAACGAATCACAGTATCCAGGATGCATCCGCACTTGCTATTTATTCACCGGTGGGAATCGTGATACACACAGGAGACTTTAAAGTTGATTATACACCGGTATTTGGAGATGCCATAGATCTGCAGCGTTTTGCAGAGATCGGCAAGAAGGGTGTGCTTGCACTGATGTGTGAGAGTACCAATGCAGAGAGACCGGGATTTACAATGTCCGAGCGTACAGTGGGACATGTATTTGATAATCTTTTTAATGAGTACCGGACATCCAGGATCATCATTGCAACCTTTGCATCCAACGTGGATCGTGTGCAGCAGATCATTAATACTGCATACCGGTTCGGAAGAAAGGTTGCTGTGGAAGGCCGCAGTATGGTCAATGTTATTTCCGTAGCGTCAGAGCTTGGCTATCTGCAGATCCCGGAGAACACACTGATCGAGATCGATCAGGTGAAGAATTATCCGGACGACAAGGTGGTTCTGATCACAACCGGAAGCCAGGGTGAGTCCATGGCGGCACTTTCCCGTATGGCAGCCAATATCCATAAGAAGATCACGATCAAGCCTAACGATACCATCATTTTCAGCTCCAATCCGATCCCCGGAAATGAAAAGGCAGTTTCCAAGGTCATCAACGAACTGTCTATGAAGGGAGCCAAGGTTATTTTCCAGGATGTCCATGTTTCCGGACATGCCTGCCAGGAGGAGATCAAGCTGATCTACTCCCTCGTAAAACCGAAATATGCCATTCCAATCCATGGTGAGTACCGTCATCTGACTGCACAGAAACACATTGTGGAAGATCTGGGAATCCCGAAGGAGAATATTTTTATCCTTTCTTCCGGAAATGTTCTGGAGTTGGACGGACAGGATGCCAAGGTGACAGGAAGCGTTCATACAGGTGCGATCTTCGTAGACGGACTTGGCGTTGGCGATGTGGGAAATATCGTACTCCGTGACCGTCAGCACCTGTCTGAAGATGGAATCATGATCGTAGTTATGACACTGGAGCGCCACAGTAATGTAGTTCTCGCAGGTCCGGATATCGTTTCCAGAGGTTTTGTGTATGTAAGAGAATCTGAGGATCTTATGGAGCATGCCAGACAGGTTGTGGAAACTGCACTGGATTCCTGCCTGGAGAACAATATCACGGACTGGGGCAAGATCAAAACCGAGGTCAAGGATGCCCTTGGAGAGTATCTGTGGAAACGGACCAAGAGAAATCCTATGATCCTGCCTATCATTATGGAGGCGTAGGTTCATGGATGAGATCAGCATGGAGATCGAGAAGCTTCTCGATGCTGTGCACAGAAGCGATGAATATCAGGAATATCAGAAACAGGCAGCCCAGCTTGAAGCGGATCCTGAGCTGAAAGCCAGAGTGATGAGATTCCGTGGAGATAATTTCAGACTGCAGAATCATTCAGACAAGGATGAGCTGTTCCATATTGCGGAACAGCTCAATCAGGAGTCTGCAAGTCTGAGACAGAACCTGAAAGTAAATGCCTATCTCGACGCAGAGCTTGCGCTGTGCAGACTGATGCAGCGGATATGCAGGACGCTGGTGGACGGGATCGACATACAGATTCCTGACTTATAGGAGGAAAGACTATGGCAGACACAAGAGACAAGGTTGGCAGGGCCGGCGTTTTTCTGGCTGGAGGGGTATTTAAAACCGCTGTATATATCTTTATTATCGTATTTCTGATCTGGGTTGGAAAATCAGCATATCAGTTTGGCTACGATGTGTTTAACCAGCAGGCTATGAGCCCGGGAGAGGGACAGCAGGTCACGGTAGTCATAAAAGAAGGTGCCTCTGCATATAAAGTAGGCAAGACACTGGAGCAGAAGGGTCTTATCAAGGATGCGCTTGCATTTACCATACAGGAAAGAATGTCCGCATATCACGGACAGATCAAAGCAGGTACATACCTTCTCAGTACAGCTTATACACCGACCAGGATCATTGCAGTGCTGTCAGGAGAAGAGAGCAAGGAAGGATCGAACAGCCAGTGATCGTAGAAGAACGCATGCAGACCTATATCAATTCACTGGATATGGGGAATACTCCATTTCTGCAGGAGTTGGAGACAAAGGCACTTGCAGACCGGGTGCCGATCATCCGGAGAGATATGCAGAGCTTTATGAGGATGCTTCTGGCACTGAAACAACCGAAGCGCATTTTGGAGGTGGGGACTGCCGTAGGCTTCTCCACACTTCTTATGTGTGAGTATGGGCCGGAAGATATGGAAATTGTTACCATAGAGAATTATGAAAAAAGAATTCCTGTCGCAAAGGATAATTTCAGGCGCGCAGGAAGAGAGTCACAGATCACGCTTCTGGAGGGAGATGCCGGAGAGATCCTGAAGAATCTTACCGGAACCTTTGATATGATCTTCATGGACGCAGCCAAGGGCCAATATATCCACTGGCTTCCTGACGTGCTGAGACTGATGAAAGAGGGAAGCGTGCTGGTATCTGACAACGTGCTGCAGGAAGGGGATATTATTGAATCTCATTATCTTGTGGAACGGCGTAACCGTACAATCTATAAAAGAATGAGAGAATATCTCTGGCAGCTGACTCACAGTCCGGTGCTTCGTACATCGGTGCTTCCTCTTGGAGACGGAGCGGCTGTAAGTGTAAAAACAGGAGAACAGGTTTATGAAACGACCAGAACTATTGGTTCCGGCGAGCAGCCTTGAGGTTTTAAAGGTTGCCGTCATATATGGTGCAGATGCTGTTTACATCGGCGGAGAAGCTTTTGGACTTCGTGCAAAGGCTAAGAATTTTTCAAAAGAAGATATGTGTGAGGGAATCGCATTTGCCCATTCCCATGGTGTAAAGGTTTATGTGACAGTAAACATCCTGGCGCATAACCGTGATCTTGAGGGTGTAAGGGAATATCTTCAGGAACTGAAGGAGATCGGACCGGACGCACTGATCATCGCAGATCCGGGAATCTTTATGTATGCAAAGGAAATCTGCCCGGAGATCGAGCGTCACATCAGTACACAGGCAAATAATACCAATTATGAGACTTACCGTTTCTGGTATAACCTTGGTGCCAAACGTGTGGTAAGTGCAAGAGAGCTTTCTCTGGAAGAGATCCGGGAGATCCGGGCACATATTCCGGAGGATATGGAGATTGAAACGTTTATTCACGGCGCCATGTGCATTTCCTATTCCGGAAGATGTCTTCTCAGTAACTTTATGGCAGGAAGAGATGCCAATCAGGGAGCCTGTACCCATCCCTGCAGATGGAAATATTCTGTTGTGGAGGAGAAGCGTCCGGGAGAATACATGCCGGTATTTGAAAATGAGAGAGGAACTTTTATTTTTAATTCCAAGGATCTCTGTATGGTAGAACATATGGAAGATATCCTTACAAGCGGTATTGACAGCCTGAAGATCGAAGGACGTATGAAAACAGCTCTTTATGTGGCAACAGTGGCAAGAACCTACCGCAAAGCCATTGACGACTGTATGGAAAGTCCGGAAAAATATCATGCAAATATGCCGTGGTATCAGGAGCAGATCTCAAACTGTACCTACCGTCAGTTTACCACCGGATTTTTTTACGGAAAGCCGGATGAGAATACCCAGATCTATGACAGCAACACATATGTAAGAGAATACACATATCTTGGATTTGCAGAAGAGATCGATGAGAGAGGTCTGGCAAGACTGACACAGAGAAACAAGTTTTCTGTAGGAGAGACCATCGAGATCATGAAACCGGACGGAAGGAATATTCCGGTCACAGTGGAAGCCATTTATAATGAAGAGGGCGAAGCTATGGAGAGTGCACCACATGCTCAGCAGAGGATCTATGTGAAACTGACTGAGATGCCGGAGGTATTTGATATTCTCCGAAGAGGTGAATGATCCGAAAGGGTGGATAAGAGAGTAAAGGGGAGAACGAAAAGAACGTTCTCCCCTTTACTGATTTTCAGGAAAAAGAGTACGGAGTTTTCGAAGAGCGTTCTTTTCGATACGGGATACATAGGAGCGGCTGATGGAGAGATTTTCAGCAATCTCTCGCTGGGTCAGTGGCTCCTGGCCATTCAAACCGTAGCGGCAGCAGATCACCTGGTATTCCTTTGGGGAGAGTACTGTCCGGATATAACGGAGAAGATAGGAAATGCTGTCCTTTTTGAAACAATCATCCACAACATCAACGGGTGGACTTTCAATGATATCGAGAAGGCTGATCTCGTTGCCTTCCCGGTCTGTGCCGATGGGTTCATAGAGAGAAACTTCTCTGGAACGTTTCCTGCGGGCACGGAACATCATGAGAAGTTCATTGTCAATGCACCGTGCAGCATAAGTAGAAAGCTTGGAAGTCCGGCTGGGATCAAAGGTGGAAATGGCTTTGATCAGACCTATGGTGCCTATGGAGATCAGATCATCCTGATCCTCGTCACATCCCTGATATTTTTTTGCAACATGTGCTACGAGGCGGAGATTGTGTTCGATAAGGATATTTTTTGCTTCCGGATCGCCCCTTTGGAGCTGTAGAAGATAGAACTGCTCTTCCGCAAAAGAAAGCGGTTTCAGAAAGGTTTTCAAGGGTTCACCTCAAAGGGGATTTCCTTATAGCTTATGAGCCGGACGTGCTTTTCGTGCTTTTCCAACAGAAACTTTATAAAAAGGACAGAGGCGAACACCTGTTGCGCCACATTCTGATCTGGTGTATAATCATAAAATACGAGTGACAACAATCAGTGTATATTGATGAGGAGTATATATTTTGAAAAAGAGGATAGAACAGCTTCTTAACGGAAAATTTATTTATGAACAGCCTGAGCTTCTGTTTTCACAGGACCGTATTTTCGCTACGCTGAAGGCAGGAGAGACTACAAAGGATGAGATTTATTTCGGTACCGATGACAACCGCAGGATCAGTGGCTTTGTGACTTCATCTGACCGGAGACTGGTGCCCGGATTTGACCGCTTTTCCGGAACCACAGTGCGCATGCCTTATGGGGTAGATGCAGAGGGAATGAAGCCGGGAGAGAGCTTTGAAGGCTGGCTGTGTTTTACTACCAGTATCGGAGAATATAAGCTGCCGTTCACTGTACAGGTACAGACGGAAGAGGTGAAGAGTGCAGGCAGAAAGGTATCTTCTCTGGAAGAATTTCTGCATATTGCAAAGGAAGATTTCCATGAGGCTTACCGGATCTTTACAGAACGACATTTTTCCCTGATCCTGAGTGATCAGAGTGAGAAGATCCGTTCTCTTTATGCAGGAATGTCACAGCAGCCGGTGACCTATCAGCATCTGGAGGAATTTCTGATCGCAGCCGGTGCCAAGGAAAAGGTGACATTGAGTCTGAACAGAGAAGAGGCGAGTTTTTATGATGTCAGTGAATCTGTTCAGGAATCCCTTTATATCCACAGGAGCGGATGGGGACACTTGCGGGCAGATATTGAGGTAAACGGGGATTTTCTGGAGGCAGGCAAGCATGTGGTCACAGAAGAGGATTTTATCGGAAGTACCTGTGAAATAAACTATGTGATCCGCCAGGAAAAACTGGGAAAAGGAAATCAGTACGGCGAGATCATTGTAAAAACCCCATACCAGAAACTGGTATATCACGTTCTTGTATCCAGAGGAACTGAGAGTGCCGTGAACCTGGATCTTCTGGAAAAACAGTACCGGATATCTCTGATGAAGGAATACCTGGGATATCTCTGTAAAAGAACAGATTTTCAGGCCTGGACAGCCTCTACTCATGAGAAGCTTGACCGTATGGGCGAAAACGGACTGAAATATCCGGAATATCAGCTTCTGGAAGCCTATCTTCTTCATCTGGAAGGAGAAGATGACCAGGCTTCAGAAATCCTTGAGCGTTATCAGAATAAATCCTTTCATCACAATGAACTGGAACTGGCAGGGATTTATCTGTATCTGTGTACACAGACCGGGCTGTACCGGGATAAGGAACAGGCCCTCCGCAAGGTACAGAATTTCCAGATGCAGAAGGAAGACAGCTTTATCCTTCTGAAACTGGTATTTGAAATGGATCATACGCTTTCTCCGTCAAAAAAGATCTTTCTGATGGAGGAACTTTTTGAGCGGGGATGTACAAGTCCTTTTCTGTATCTGGAAGCATGGAACAGTATTTGTGCAGATATGTCTCTGCTGCATCGAATCAATGGGTTCTGGGCCCAGGTATTCCTTTTTGCAGGAAAAGAACAGATGCTGACGGAAGAGCTGGTCATGCGCCTGGCATATCTTTCCGGTTATGAGAAAGCTTTTAACGAAAGTCTGTACCGTGCTATGGCCATGGGATGTGAAGCCTTTCCGTCGGATGATACCGTGGAAGCTATCTGTAAATATATTATGAAGGGAAATCCAAGAAAACCGGAATATTTTCAGTGGTTTTCCGCTGCCGTGGACCGCGGGATCCGGATCACACGGCTGTATGAATATTATGTGGAAACACTGGATACTTCTTATCGGAGAGTCCTGCCGAAACCGCTTTTGATGTATTTTACCTATAACAACAATACTCTCGGTGATTCCAAGCGTGCCTATCTGTATGCATGCATCATTGCAGGGAAGGAACGTGATCCACAGACATACGAAAGTTATCGTGAAAGCATGGAGGAATTTGCTTTCCGTAAGTTACGGGAAGGCCGGATGAATGAAAATTATGCCGCTGTTTATCAGGAATTCATGCGGGAACCATCGGACAGCGAAAAAGCGCAGGTGATCGCCTCCAGAATGTTTACCTGCCGGCTGTATACGGATGATCCGAAGGTCCGCAGTGTGATCGTCCGTCACAGACAGATGAAACAGGAAGAAATCTATCCGTGTATCCATGGGATCGCTTACCCAAGGATCTGCAGCGAAGATGCGGCCGTTGTATTTCAGGATGAAAAACAGAGACGTTATGCTGCTACGGTAGATTATAATCTGACACCACTTTTTGATGATCGTGAGATGGTTCCGGCAGTGTTGGAAAAAGGGGCGGATGAACCGGCTGTGCTTTTGTATTACTGTCAGGGTCAGGAGATCAGTCGTAAGAATCTGGGAATTTTTCAGAAACTGGTCCTTTCACCGGCGTTTACCGATGAATATAAGAGGCTGATCCGCAAAAAGATCCTGGATTATTATCGGGATCACGTGCAGGGAGAAGATCTGGATGCCTGTCTGGAGATGATGGATTATCGGGAATATGCCATGGTCGACCGGAAAACCCTTCTGGAGATCCTGATCCAGAGGGGACTGTTTCCGCAGGCTATGAGCGTGGTGGAAGCATTTGGATTTGAAGGAGTAGAGGAGCGTGCTCTTCTGAAGCTGGTAAGCCGTATGATCATCCGCTGTGACTGTGCGGAGGACGAAGAGCTGATTGCACTTTCCTCTCATGTATACCGGCAGGGAATCTATGATGAAGTGATCCTCATGTATCTGATGAAATTCCGGTTTGGACCTGTGGAGGAACTTCTGGATATCTGGAAAAGTGCCTGTGGGTTTGAGATGGATACCTATAATCTGGAGGAGAGGATCCTTTCTCTTCTGATGTTTAACTGGGATTACCGGTCAGAGGGTGCGGATATCCTGAAAGAATATATCCGTCATTCCGGAAAAGAGAGTGTGATCGGTGCGTATCTGACTCTGATGTCTTACGGAATGTTTGTAAAAGAAATGCCGGAGATGCCTGGACTTAAGGAGTATCTGAAAAATCGCAGAGAAAAGGAGTGGCCCGGAGACCGGATCTGTGACCTGGCCCTTCTGAAGCTGCTTTCCGAAGAAAAAACTTCTGATGAAGAAAATCTGGAAATGGAGGAAAAAATCCTCTCTTCCTGTGTAAAGGACGGAATGATATTTGAGTTTTTCCGGAATCTGGATCAGAGTATCCTGCGACCGTATCAGCTGGATGATAAGACTTTTGTAGAGTATCATACTTCACCGGAGGCTTCGGTCACACTGTATTATTCCCTGGATACAGGTCTTGGAACTGTACCGGACTATAAAAGTGAACCGCTCAAAAATATCTATGAGGGAATTTTTGCCAGAGCATTTACATTGTTTTATGGAGAGACCCTGCGATATTATTTCCAGACAGAAGATGAAACTGGTGTACACAAAACGGAAGAAAAAATACTGACCATGAACCAGAGTAATGACCAGGCATCCAGCAAATATCAGCTGATCAATCAGATACTCTGTGCAAGGAAACTGGAGAAAGACACGGAAGTGAAGGAGAAGCTGGCACAGTATCTCCGGCAGGAACAGTACGTTAATGAAATGTTTGTCATAGAGAAGGAACCGGAAAGATGAATGAAATTCGTGACTTGATCATAGGAATTGATATTGGAAAAGAATACACACAGATCTGTTATTATGACAGAAAAGCAGAAGAAGCCCGTTCTCTTTCCATGAAGGTAGGAGCCAGTCAGTACGAAGCTCCGGGCTGTATCTGCTATCGTACCGATCACGGTGATTACTGCGTAGGCCTGGAAGCAGAGTATTTTGCCAGGGAAAAGGGCGGAATCATGATCGGAAATATTTATGATATCTGTCAGAAGGAAGAAAAGATCCAGGTGGCAGGAGAGGAAAAAGAGCCGGCAGAGCTTCTGGCACATTTTCTAAGGGGAATCCTGAAATTTCTGGGAATCCAGGATATCGTAAAGAATACCCGGTGCCTTTGTATCACATCGCCGGAGCTTAGTACACTTCAGGTACGGAATTATCAGAAGGCCTGCAGCCTTGCAGGTTTTTCCCGTGAGAAATATATGCTTATGGACTATGGCGAGAGCTTTTATTATTATGCGCTGGGACAGAAACGGGAAACCTGGAATCGAAGTGTAGGCTGGTATG from Blautia sp. SC05B48 encodes:
- a CDS encoding YlbF family regulator, with translation MDEISMEIEKLLDAVHRSDEYQEYQKQAAQLEADPELKARVMRFRGDNFRLQNHSDKDELFHIAEQLNQESASLRQNLKVNAYLDAELALCRLMQRICRTLVDGIDIQIPDL
- a CDS encoding endolytic transglycosylase MltG; translated protein: MADTRDKVGRAGVFLAGGVFKTAVYIFIIVFLIWVGKSAYQFGYDVFNQQAMSPGEGQQVTVVIKEGASAYKVGKTLEQKGLIKDALAFTIQERMSAYHGQIKAGTYLLSTAYTPTRIIAVLSGEESKEGSNSQ
- a CDS encoding O-methyltransferase, coding for MIVEERMQTYINSLDMGNTPFLQELETKALADRVPIIRRDMQSFMRMLLALKQPKRILEVGTAVGFSTLLMCEYGPEDMEIVTIENYEKRIPVAKDNFRRAGRESQITLLEGDAGEILKNLTGTFDMIFMDAAKGQYIHWLPDVLRLMKEGSVLVSDNVLQEGDIIESHYLVERRNRTIYKRMREYLWQLTHSPVLRTSVLPLGDGAAVSVKTGEQVYETTRTIGSGEQP
- a CDS encoding peptidase U32 family protein, with the translated sequence MKRPELLVPASSLEVLKVAVIYGADAVYIGGEAFGLRAKAKNFSKEDMCEGIAFAHSHGVKVYVTVNILAHNRDLEGVREYLQELKEIGPDALIIADPGIFMYAKEICPEIERHISTQANNTNYETYRFWYNLGAKRVVSARELSLEEIREIRAHIPEDMEIETFIHGAMCISYSGRCLLSNFMAGRDANQGACTHPCRWKYSVVEEKRPGEYMPVFENERGTFIFNSKDLCMVEHMEDILTSGIDSLKIEGRMKTALYVATVARTYRKAIDDCMESPEKYHANMPWYQEQISNCTYRQFTTGFFYGKPDENTQIYDSNTYVREYTYLGFAEEIDERGLARLTQRNKFSVGETIEIMKPDGRNIPVTVEAIYNEEGEAMESAPHAQQRIYVKLTEMPEVFDILRRGE
- the sigK gene encoding RNA polymerase sporulation sigma factor SigK, with amino-acid sequence MKTFLKPLSFAEEQFYLLQLQRGDPEAKNILIEHNLRLVAHVAKKYQGCDEDQDDLISIGTIGLIKAISTFDPSRTSKLSTYAARCIDNELLMMFRARRKRSREVSLYEPIGTDREGNEISLLDIIESPPVDVVDDCFKKDSISYLLRYIRTVLSPKEYQVICCRYGLNGQEPLTQREIAENLSISRSYVSRIEKNALRKLRTLFPENQ